The following are from one region of the Quercus robur chromosome 1, dhQueRobu3.1, whole genome shotgun sequence genome:
- the LOC126714417 gene encoding BTB/POZ domain-containing protein FBL11-like codes for MYVSKCDDIQECGEVTANGVSSLLDCTAIEDLLLRHNVPGIRKTFIFDAASKLPIIRKISLERLQTRVLDWNASAPFLTT; via the exons ATGTATGTTTCCAAATGTGATGACATTCAGGAATGTGGAGAAGTCACAGCAAACGGGGTTTCTTCTCTTCTCGACTGCACAGCTATTGAAGATCTGTTGCTGCGTCATAAT GTTCCCGGGATACGGAAAACCTTCATTTTTGATGCTGCTTCAAAG TTACCAATTATTCGGAAGATATCTCTAGAACGCCTCCAAACAAGGGTGTTGGACTGGAATGCCTCCGCTCCCTTCCTGACAACATGA